CGGGGCGCAGCGTGGCGCACCCCGCGTTCCATCTGGCCGGCCAGCTCGAACCGGCGTACACCGTCGGTGGGGACCACTTCGACTGGTCGCTGGACAGTGACCGGCTCACCGTGACGGTGCTCAACGGCGAGGGCAGCGGCCTGGCCGCGTCGCTGCTGACAGCGGTCACAGTGAACGCGATGCGCAACGCGCGCCGCTCCGGCGGTGGCCTCGTGGAGCAGGCGGAACTGGCTTCGGACACGGTCTTCTACCAGCACCGGGGGCGCCGACACGTGGCCACCCTGCTGTTGGAGCTGGACACCGGCACCGGGCGGGTACGGGCGGTCGACGCCGGGTCGCCGCAGATGTTCCGGGTGCGGGGCGCGGCGGTCGAGCCGCTGAAACTGGAGCAGCAGCTGCCGCTGGGCATGTTCGCCGAGACTCGCTATGAGCTGCAGGAGTTCCAGCTCGCACCGGGTGACCGTGTCTTCGTGGTCAGCGACGGCGTGTGGGCCGCCGAGCCGGCGGGCCGGGAGCCGTACGGGCAGCGGGTGATGACCCGTTCCCTGCGCGCCACGCGGTTGCAGCCCGCGACCGAGGCGGTTGGTACGGTGATGCGCGAACTGCATGCCTACCACGTGGACTCCGATCTGCGCGACGATGCCGTCGTGGTCTGCCTGGACTGGCACGGTCCGCGCGATCGGGACGGCGGGTGAGAGTCGCCGCCGCAGCACCGGGCGGGCACCAGCGCGACGACGGCAGGGGACATCGGGTGGAGCGACCTGCGGATCTCGCCTCGGCGATCGACACTGCGGCCGAGACGCTGATCGCCGTGCTCGAGTCGGCCGCGTCGCGACACCAGGTGCCGCCCACCCAGTTGCGGGTCCTGACGCTGATCAGCAGCCGGACCGAGACCAACGTCAACCGGCTGGCGGAGCTGCTCGACGTCGTGCCCTCGTCCGCCAGCCGACTCTGTGACCGGCTGGAGGCGACCGGGCTGCTGCGCCGGGTGGCCGATCCACGGGACCGGCGCGAGGTGCGGTTGGTGCCGACCGCCGCCGCGCAGGCCC
Above is a window of Micromonospora coriariae DNA encoding:
- a CDS encoding PP2C family protein-serine/threonine phosphatase, whose translation is MVDAPDVVSRALREAPPDQLAEAADRAIRSTLGAVRTDVFVADYRISGLWPVLDPDLPAAGFLACHTVAQRCFSSQQPVRDAVEEGPCRLYLPLTVWGERLGVLLIELPAVPGPAVTGVATDIAGALAMAIRAADRETDRYRRARRRERLTMAAEMQWDLLPGRSVAHPAFHLAGQLEPAYTVGGDHFDWSLDSDRLTVTVLNGEGSGLAASLLTAVTVNAMRNARRSGGGLVEQAELASDTVFYQHRGRRHVATLLLELDTGTGRVRAVDAGSPQMFRVRGAAVEPLKLEQQLPLGMFAETRYELQEFQLAPGDRVFVVSDGVWAAEPAGREPYGQRVMTRSLRATRLQPATEAVGTVMRELHAYHVDSDLRDDAVVVCLDWHGPRDRDGG
- a CDS encoding MarR family winged helix-turn-helix transcriptional regulator, with product MERPADLASAIDTAAETLIAVLESAASRHQVPPTQLRVLTLISSRTETNVNRLAELLDVVPSSASRLCDRLEATGLLRRVADPRDRREVRLVPTAAAQALLRELAERRQHAVQAVLDRMPPRVQHDLLLALLAFGRAATQTVPDQQTDPAVRTA